A single region of the Paramicrobacterium fandaimingii genome encodes:
- a CDS encoding general stress protein, protein MSYQQSSGRGRMSFQGIPHGDTIASFESYPEAQRAVDKLAAAEFPVKKVTIIGNGLTSVERITGKLSYGRAAANGAMSGAWLGLFFGLLLILINPQSDLIFVGAAVLIGAGFGMCFTMFTYGVNRKRRDFSSVAQIVASSYSVIVEPELANKARHELGVEQPPL, encoded by the coding sequence GTGAGCTATCAACAGTCGTCCGGACGCGGTCGCATGTCATTCCAAGGCATCCCGCACGGAGACACCATTGCCTCGTTCGAGTCCTACCCCGAGGCGCAGCGCGCCGTCGACAAACTCGCTGCCGCCGAGTTTCCCGTGAAGAAGGTGACGATCATCGGCAACGGTCTGACAAGCGTTGAGCGCATCACGGGAAAGCTCAGCTATGGCCGAGCCGCGGCGAACGGTGCGATGAGCGGCGCATGGCTCGGGCTGTTCTTCGGGCTGCTGCTCATTCTGATCAACCCTCAGTCCGACCTCATCTTCGTCGGCGCTGCCGTCTTGATCGGCGCTGGCTTCGGCATGTGCTTCACCATGTTCACCTACGGAGTCAACCGCAAGCGACGCGACTTCAGCTCCGTTGCGCAGATCGTGGCGAGCTCCTATTCGGTGATCGTCGAGCCAGAGCTGGCGAACAAGGCGCGGCACGAGCTCGGCGTCGAGCAGCCGCCGCTCTAA
- a CDS encoding aminopeptidase P family protein, with amino-acid sequence METSTSHSAQTSATRAEVTGTSNRSTTPSSTAFQDYIGSHWAERADQLPPARESASYARHRRDRVSERFAGRRLVVRAGSLAVRSNDTDFPFRAHSAFSHLTGWGSDAEPDSVLVFEPAASGHNVTLYFRERADRSSSEFYANPAIGEFWTGARPSLAQVAADLDIATAHIDTLSTSNDDVTLDDGELASVLSELRLVKDEYEVAQLQAAVDATQRGFDDVIADFPRIVRERRGERAVEGTFYTRARLDGNAVGYDTIAAAGPHACVLHWTRNDGPVVPGDLILMDAGVELDSLYTADITRTLPVSGTFTDVQRRVYEAVRKAADAAFAIVRPGIIFRDVHAEAMRVIAEKTAEWGLLPGTAEESLRTENQFHRRYMVHGTSHHLGLDVHDCAQARREMYHDGEVAEGMVFTIEPGLYFQPDDLTVPEELRGIGVRIEDDILVTADGAVNLSSDIPRTADEVEAWIARQNAK; translated from the coding sequence ATGGAAACCTCCACGTCACACTCCGCCCAGACAAGCGCCACACGCGCCGAGGTCACGGGCACGTCAAACCGCTCGACGACGCCGTCGAGCACCGCATTTCAGGACTACATCGGATCGCACTGGGCCGAGCGAGCCGATCAGCTGCCGCCCGCTCGCGAGTCCGCATCATACGCGCGACACCGCCGCGACCGCGTCTCCGAACGCTTCGCTGGTCGGCGCCTCGTCGTACGGGCCGGTTCGCTCGCCGTTCGATCGAACGACACAGACTTTCCTTTTCGCGCCCATTCCGCGTTCTCACATCTGACGGGATGGGGGTCAGACGCCGAGCCTGACTCCGTGCTCGTGTTCGAGCCCGCGGCATCCGGCCACAACGTCACTCTGTACTTTCGGGAGCGCGCCGACCGCAGCTCAAGCGAGTTCTACGCCAACCCCGCAATCGGTGAGTTCTGGACGGGCGCGCGTCCGTCACTGGCCCAGGTCGCCGCAGACCTCGACATTGCCACGGCGCACATCGATACGCTGTCGACCTCGAACGACGACGTCACGCTCGATGATGGCGAGCTTGCATCGGTTCTCTCGGAGCTGCGTCTCGTCAAAGACGAGTACGAAGTCGCACAGCTGCAGGCCGCTGTCGACGCCACACAGCGCGGCTTCGACGACGTGATCGCCGACTTTCCGCGCATCGTGCGCGAACGGCGAGGCGAACGAGCGGTCGAAGGCACCTTCTACACACGTGCGCGCCTCGATGGCAACGCGGTCGGCTATGACACGATCGCGGCGGCGGGCCCCCACGCGTGCGTTCTGCACTGGACGCGCAACGACGGCCCCGTCGTTCCGGGTGACCTCATTCTGATGGATGCTGGCGTGGAACTCGACAGCCTCTACACGGCGGACATCACCCGAACGCTCCCGGTGAGCGGAACCTTCACCGACGTGCAGCGACGCGTGTACGAAGCCGTGCGCAAAGCCGCGGATGCCGCGTTCGCCATCGTTCGCCCGGGAATCATCTTTCGCGACGTGCACGCCGAGGCGATGCGGGTGATCGCAGAGAAGACCGCCGAGTGGGGCCTGCTTCCGGGCACCGCAGAAGAGTCGCTTCGCACAGAGAACCAGTTTCACCGCCGCTACATGGTGCACGGAACGAGCCATCACCTCGGCCTCGACGTGCACGACTGTGCGCAGGCGCGGCGCGAAATGTACCACGACGGCGAGGTCGCCGAGGGAATGGTCTTCACGATCGAGCCTGGCCTGTACTTTCAGCCCGATGACCTCACTGTTCCCGAAGAGCTGCGCGGAATCGGTGTGCGCATCGAAGACGACATTCTGGTCACCGCGGACGGCGCGGTCAACCTCTCCTCTGACATCCCGCGCACAGCCGACGAGGTTGAGGCCTGGATCGCGCGTCAGAACGCGAAGTAG
- a CDS encoding endonuclease/exonuclease/phosphatase family protein — protein sequence MSKFLGALLTLAILVALTVLAWPQFFGLQTTWIIAHAVALRTATALGAAAVAIVLLLLCFARPLRRFAGSVAALLLIFSVAVGGVVTVRGLGFDTTDDAQTSDVTVLTWNTLGDAPGAAEIAQLAIDSDADVVTLPETTKQTGIDIALAMRDAGNPMWVHTVAFDTVSKARSTTVLISPRLGEYRQVSTSEDRDDNTAVLPSVVLEPTSGDGPRIVAVHAVSPLETQMENWRNDLSWLARQCASDNVIMAGDFNATVDHMAALGEHGGVLGRCSDAASAAGAGAVGTWRSDWPALLGTPIDHVMATSNWDVTGFRVVTNLDEAGSDHRPVIAHLRPVPTS from the coding sequence ATGTCGAAGTTTCTTGGCGCACTCCTGACGCTCGCGATCCTCGTGGCGCTGACCGTTCTTGCCTGGCCCCAGTTCTTCGGACTGCAGACAACATGGATCATCGCGCACGCTGTTGCGCTGAGAACAGCGACGGCGCTGGGCGCCGCTGCTGTGGCGATCGTGCTGCTTCTGCTCTGCTTCGCACGCCCGCTTCGCCGGTTCGCCGGCTCGGTCGCCGCGCTGCTTCTGATCTTCAGCGTCGCCGTCGGCGGCGTTGTCACCGTGCGGGGCTTGGGCTTCGACACCACGGACGACGCTCAGACGAGTGACGTGACGGTTCTCACGTGGAACACTCTCGGAGACGCACCGGGAGCCGCCGAGATCGCGCAACTTGCCATTGACTCCGACGCTGATGTCGTGACGCTTCCCGAGACGACGAAGCAGACCGGCATCGACATTGCCCTGGCGATGCGTGACGCGGGGAACCCGATGTGGGTGCACACTGTCGCGTTTGACACCGTGTCGAAGGCCCGATCGACGACCGTGCTCATCAGCCCCCGACTCGGCGAGTATCGACAGGTCTCAACAAGCGAAGACCGCGACGATAACACGGCGGTGCTGCCCTCCGTCGTTCTCGAGCCCACAAGCGGCGACGGTCCGCGCATCGTCGCCGTGCACGCCGTCTCTCCGCTCGAAACGCAGATGGAGAACTGGCGAAACGACCTCTCGTGGCTCGCCAGGCAGTGCGCGAGCGACAACGTGATCATGGCGGGCGACTTCAACGCGACAGTCGATCACATGGCGGCGCTCGGCGAACACGGCGGCGTCCTCGGCCGCTGCAGCGATGCCGCATCTGCTGCGGGCGCGGGAGCCGTTGGCACGTGGCGAAGCGACTGGCCCGCTCTGCTCGGCACCCCGATTGATCACGTCATGGCAACGAGCAACTGGGATGTCACTGGGTTTCGCGTCGTCACGAATCTCGACGAGGCGGGGAGCGATCACCGCCCGGTCATCGCGCACCTTCGTCCTGTTCCGACATCCTGA
- a CDS encoding PHP domain-containing protein — protein MTRELPSPADLHTHSAVSDGTQSPRALVAAAAAAGIGTLALTDHDSTAGWEEASDAALDVGIALIPGMELSTRHGHRSVHLLAYLVDPENRALVDETARIRESRLTRAESIVENLGADFAITWDDVRAQARPGSTLGRPHIADALVAKGIVADRTEAFTDMLHPARGYVFPHYAPDPVTAVALVRAAGGVPVLAHPATIGRSGMLSESAIRELVDAGLFGLEIDHRENTPEGKTLLHAYAQRYGLVATGSSDFHGAGKPNLLGENTTPSPVVQSIVAAADGWSPVIP, from the coding sequence ATGACACGTGAGCTTCCCAGCCCGGCAGATCTGCACACGCACTCGGCGGTCTCCGACGGCACGCAAAGCCCCCGCGCGCTCGTCGCGGCCGCCGCGGCAGCCGGAATCGGAACGCTGGCGCTCACCGACCATGACTCGACAGCGGGATGGGAAGAGGCAAGCGATGCCGCACTCGATGTCGGCATCGCTCTGATTCCCGGAATGGAGCTCAGCACACGTCACGGGCACAGAAGCGTTCATCTTCTCGCGTACCTCGTCGACCCGGAGAATCGCGCGCTTGTCGACGAAACCGCTCGCATCAGAGAGTCGCGCCTCACTCGTGCAGAATCGATCGTCGAGAATCTGGGGGCGGACTTCGCCATCACGTGGGACGATGTGCGCGCCCAAGCGCGTCCCGGTTCGACTCTCGGCCGACCGCACATTGCCGACGCGCTCGTTGCGAAGGGCATCGTCGCCGACCGAACCGAAGCGTTCACCGACATGCTCCATCCGGCACGGGGCTACGTCTTTCCCCACTACGCGCCCGACCCGGTCACTGCTGTCGCACTCGTGCGCGCGGCAGGGGGAGTGCCCGTGCTCGCACACCCCGCGACGATAGGACGAAGCGGCATGCTCTCAGAGAGCGCCATCCGCGAACTCGTCGACGCCGGTCTGTTCGGACTGGAAATCGACCACCGCGAGAACACGCCGGAGGGCAAGACTCTGCTTCACGCCTACGCGCAGCGATACGGGCTTGTCGCGACGGGATCAAGCGATTTCCACGGTGCGGGCAAACCGAACCTTCTCGGTGAGAATACGACTCCGTCGCCGGTCGTTCAGAGCATCGTCGCGGCCGCAGATGGGTGGTCGCCCGTCATTCCGTAG
- a CDS encoding DEAD/DEAH box helicase: MTFSELGVDNDMADALARKNILEPFPIQEQTIPLALTGQDIIGQAKTGTGKTLGFGLPLLQRIGAQPGPGVKALIVVPTRELATQVAQDLEVAAADRDVEVAMIYGGKAYEGQIEQLQNGAQVVVGTPGRLIDLINKRVLSLTGVREMVLDEADKMLDLGFLSDIERLFSVAPTTRHTMLFSATMPAPIVALARRFMTRPIHIRAAAPDEGITQANIKHLVYRAHALDKDETIARILQANGRGKTIIFMRTKRAAAKLLEELRDRGFPAVAVHGDLNQEQRERAMTAFKAGKKDIMIATDVAARGIDVNDVTHVINHTIPDDHESYLHRVGRTGRAGKTGIAVTFVDWADMHKWTLINRALELNQPEPTETYSSSPHLYADLDIAEGTKGRIIAKRPEIAPSERTSRSEPRKRSRRRTGGAGQGADQHSSAHPEQAASEASGVHDGHGPEHRDGNSAPRRRRRRRSASTPSE, translated from the coding sequence GTGACATTTTCAGAACTCGGCGTCGACAACGACATGGCCGACGCTCTCGCACGCAAAAATATTCTCGAACCATTCCCCATTCAGGAGCAGACGATTCCTCTCGCCCTGACGGGTCAGGACATCATCGGGCAGGCAAAGACCGGAACGGGCAAGACCCTCGGCTTCGGTCTGCCGCTCCTGCAGCGCATCGGCGCGCAGCCAGGGCCCGGAGTGAAGGCCCTCATCGTCGTTCCCACTCGCGAGCTCGCAACACAGGTTGCGCAAGATCTCGAGGTCGCCGCAGCAGACCGCGACGTCGAGGTTGCGATGATCTACGGCGGCAAGGCATATGAGGGCCAGATCGAACAGCTGCAGAACGGCGCACAGGTCGTCGTCGGGACGCCCGGTCGACTCATCGACTTGATCAACAAACGTGTTCTGTCTCTCACGGGTGTTCGCGAAATGGTGCTCGACGAGGCAGACAAGATGCTCGACCTCGGCTTCCTCTCCGACATCGAGAGGCTGTTCTCGGTCGCTCCGACGACGCGGCACACGATGCTGTTCTCGGCGACGATGCCCGCGCCGATCGTCGCCCTTGCTCGACGCTTCATGACGAGACCCATCCACATTCGCGCTGCTGCTCCAGATGAGGGAATCACCCAGGCGAACATCAAGCACCTGGTCTACCGTGCGCATGCCCTCGACAAAGACGAGACGATCGCCCGCATTCTGCAGGCGAACGGCCGAGGCAAGACGATCATCTTCATGCGAACGAAGCGTGCCGCTGCAAAGCTCCTCGAAGAGCTGCGCGACCGCGGCTTCCCCGCCGTCGCCGTACACGGGGACCTCAATCAAGAGCAGCGGGAGCGCGCGATGACCGCGTTCAAGGCTGGCAAGAAAGACATCATGATCGCCACAGATGTCGCCGCCCGCGGCATCGACGTCAACGACGTCACACACGTGATCAATCATACGATCCCCGACGACCATGAGTCGTACCTTCACCGTGTCGGTCGCACGGGGCGAGCAGGAAAGACGGGAATCGCCGTCACCTTCGTCGACTGGGCAGACATGCACAAGTGGACGCTCATCAATCGGGCACTCGAGCTCAACCAGCCCGAACCCACAGAGACGTACTCCTCAAGCCCTCACCTCTACGCCGATCTCGACATCGCAGAGGGAACCAAGGGTCGCATCATCGCCAAACGGCCCGAGATCGCACCGAGCGAGCGTACGTCGCGCAGCGAACCGCGAAAGCGCAGCAGGCGCCGCACCGGCGGCGCGGGCCAGGGCGCGGATCAGCACTCGTCTGCGCACCCTGAGCAGGCAGCGTCTGAGGCGTCCGGTGTGCACGACGGACACGGTCCGGAGCACAGGGACGGCAACAGCGCTCCGCGTCGGCGCCGCCGCCGGCGCTCCGCGTCGACGCCGTCAGAATAA
- a CDS encoding ferritin-like fold-containing protein has protein sequence MQFGFKRRRSSGEQPRLRGRGETSAVRVEFTDLHPDTSTYLGQAAYLQLSVFEMLSTLSAAMDDLTFSPGVAEAATVALRKHTSLTDEIRRREEDPATAMAQPKDSVRRLREETDGGSIEQRVLSVYVTAGFLDDLFLGLASSLPSDISKRVTAILAEDNRRDVLRQYLQSRIQSTPEISSMLALWGRRLVGDTLLLAHTIVPNENGANEERVEPVFTELIAAHTRRMDSLGLTA, from the coding sequence GTGCAATTCGGGTTCAAGAGACGACGCTCGTCAGGGGAGCAGCCACGCCTGCGCGGGCGCGGCGAGACGTCGGCCGTTCGTGTGGAGTTCACCGACCTTCACCCAGACACGAGTACGTATCTCGGGCAGGCGGCCTACCTTCAGCTGAGCGTGTTCGAGATGCTGTCGACACTCAGCGCGGCAATGGACGATCTCACGTTTTCGCCCGGCGTCGCCGAGGCTGCCACTGTCGCGCTGCGCAAGCACACCTCGTTGACTGACGAGATTCGCCGACGGGAGGAAGACCCCGCAACGGCGATGGCGCAGCCGAAAGACTCGGTGAGGCGTCTCAGGGAAGAGACAGACGGTGGCTCGATTGAACAGCGGGTTCTGTCCGTCTACGTGACCGCCGGGTTCCTCGATGACCTGTTTCTCGGCTTGGCGTCGAGCCTTCCCTCCGACATCTCGAAGCGCGTCACCGCGATTCTCGCGGAAGACAATCGCCGCGATGTCCTGCGCCAGTACCTGCAGTCTCGCATTCAGTCGACTCCGGAGATCTCATCGATGCTCGCCCTGTGGGGGCGCCGCCTCGTCGGCGACACGCTGCTTCTCGCGCACACGATCGTGCCAAACGAGAACGGCGCGAACGAAGAGCGAGTGGAGCCCGTCTTCACCGAGCTGATCGCCGCGCACACACGGCGAATGGACTCTCTCGGCCTCACGGCATAG